CGCATCCGGGTCGGATTTCCAGAAAGCGTCCCCGACATCCGCCGAGGGAGCCGGGGCGGCCAGGGCCCGGGACACGTCAATGGCCGAGAATGAGCGGCAGCTTGCTATGCGCGAGCATGCGTTTGGTCACGCCGCCGAAGGTCTCCATCAGCCGTCCTCGTCCATAAGCGCCCATAAGGATATAGTCCGCATGCCAGTTGGCAGCTTCGTCGGCGATCAGCTGGTCGGCTGCGGTCAAACCATCGTCGACGATCCGGATCGAGGCATGGATATTGTGGCGCGAGAGATATTGCGCGGCTTCGGTCGGCTCGGTCTGCTCCGCGCCGTCGCGGGCCATGAAGATCTGCACCTCTTCGGCCTGCGCCAGCAGCGGAACGCACGCCTGCATTGTCGCAGCCGCAGACCCCTGTCCGTCCCAGGCGATGAGTGCGCGGCCGAGGTTGAAGCCCCTGACATCGTCGGGCACGGCGACGACGGGCTTGCGCGCCTTCATGACGATGCGGCTCGCGAGCTCAGCGAAGTCGGGGTACGGAAACTGATCGAGCTTCCGATTGAGGATGATGAGATCGGCAAGCGCTGCCGCGTCGATCACGGCCTCGGCGGCGAACCCGGTCACATCGCTCCAGCTCCACACGACATCCTCGGAGGCCAGGCGGGCCTGGAGGCTGGCCTTGTTGTGGGCTTCGCGGTCGCGCTCGTCACCAAGCAACATCGCCGAGCCGGTGCCATCATAGTCACCCGCGATATTGGGCACCATCGTGACATCGATGCATGACAGGTGGCCATCCAGCGACCGGGTCAGGTCAAGCGCCGCCTGCAGCCGGGCCTCCTGACCCTCGTCGTCATGCACCAACAAAAGGATATTCTTCATGCGCGCCTCCGTCTCGATAGGCGGAGGCTATGGCGCGTCCCTGGCCGTCTATATGCGGGATATTACGGAGGTCGATCATATCTCCGCACAGGTGATTTCACTTCACGAACAGACGTTTGGACTATTCTTTGGGGTTATAGTGTACGATGAGCAGATCGCCTTCGAGTGTCTCGATGAGATTCTTCGCCGTGCTTCCGATCAAAGCGTCGAACAGCGCGCCGCGTCCATGGCTTCCAATGACGGTCAGATCGACATGCTGGTCCTCGACATAGTCGCTGAGCAAGCGCTCGGGGCTGCCGTGCTCGATGACGACATCCGTCCTGTCCCTAAGGCGACTGTCGACCCGATCGTCGGCCAGGAATTTCGTGCCAAGTTCTTTCTCCATGGCGCCGAGATCGCGCTTGAAATCCTGTTCGTCGAGATAGCCCGAGAAGGGGACGTCATAGCCATGGAACAGGGTCAGCGCGGCCGCCGGGAAGAACTGCGCCGTCAGCAACAGCGCCTGGAGCGATGCCTCGGAGAAGTCGGTGCCGACGACGATGTCGCGATAGTGCCGGACAGCGCGATCATGGACGACGAGCACCGGCGCCGGCGACCCGCGCACCAGCCGGTTGACGGTGTTACCGAGGAACATGCGGCCCAGCGTCTCGTCACGGGCAATGCCGGTGACGATGAGGTCGCAGCCCTCGCGCGCCGCCATGGAAAGGAGCACCTCGGCCGGCTCGCCTTCCTCGACCAGGATGCGAATGGTGTCGGCCGCCGTGCCCAGATCACGCTTGAGGCGCCATTTCATCCGGTCGACGGGGCTCGGAAGCCGCCGCCAAGAGGCGGGCGTCCGGTCGAACCGGAACTGACGGGTCTCCGCTGGATCGATGACATAGGCTGCGATCAGCTCGGCCTCCCACTCCTGCGCCAGTTGCACGGCCCTGTCGAGCGCCCGGTCGCAGCGGCAGCTCATATCCGTGGCCAGCAGGATTTTTCGCGGACGGGCTGGCGTGGTCATACAGCTTCCTTTCGAGAGTGAGGGAACTGGCAGTCAGTTGAGTTCCTCGAACCAGCCGAGGTGGCGCATCAGCAGCTTTTCGCCTTCGAGGCAGAGAAACAGTCCGATGCTCAGGGCGATGATGAGCGCACCATCCATCAGGGTCAGCGAGCGGCTTTCGAAGACCGCCTGCATGAACGGGGCATAAGTGTAGAGAAGCTGCGCCAGCACC
The window above is part of the Sphingomonas sanxanigenens DSM 19645 = NX02 genome. Proteins encoded here:
- a CDS encoding universal stress protein — encoded protein: MKNILLLVHDDEGQEARLQAALDLTRSLDGHLSCIDVTMVPNIAGDYDGTGSAMLLGDERDREAHNKASLQARLASEDVVWSWSDVTGFAAEAVIDAAALADLIILNRKLDQFPYPDFAELASRIVMKARKPVVAVPDDVRGFNLGRALIAWDGQGSAAATMQACVPLLAQAEEVQIFMARDGAEQTEPTEAAQYLSRHNIHASIRIVDDGLTAADQLIADEAANWHADYILMGAYGRGRLMETFGGVTKRMLAHSKLPLILGH
- a CDS encoding universal stress protein, whose amino-acid sequence is MTTPARPRKILLATDMSCRCDRALDRAVQLAQEWEAELIAAYVIDPAETRQFRFDRTPASWRRLPSPVDRMKWRLKRDLGTAADTIRILVEEGEPAEVLLSMAAREGCDLIVTGIARDETLGRMFLGNTVNRLVRGSPAPVLVVHDRAVRHYRDIVVGTDFSEASLQALLLTAQFFPAAALTLFHGYDVPFSGYLDEQDFKRDLGAMEKELGTKFLADDRVDSRLRDRTDVVIEHGSPERLLSDYVEDQHVDLTVIGSHGRGALFDALIGSTAKNLIETLEGDLLIVHYNPKE